One Amaranthus tricolor cultivar Red isolate AtriRed21 chromosome 1, ASM2621246v1, whole genome shotgun sequence DNA window includes the following coding sequences:
- the LOC130821121 gene encoding protein NRT1/ PTR FAMILY 1.2-like — MESSSDEERKMNGHHQQDEDEDETNQIPSKRKKGGFITMPFIIANESFEKVASYGLTPNMILYLMKDYKMSLANGQNLLFLWSAATNFFPIFGAFLADSYLGRFLTIGFASIISFLGIFLVWLTTIIPHIKPPPCNPMANNCKSPTSGQYTFLVLGYLLMAIGAGGVRPCSQAFGADQVDQRENPKNRRTLEIFFSWYYACGCLSVIISLTVIVYIQDHLGWRIGFGIPVILMFLSAVFFFAASPFYVKNKVKKSLFTSLTQAAVAAIRNRKMSMPPQGSSVQYYYKKDSTITAPSDRLRCLNKACIIQNPNQDIGTDGLAKNPWKLCTVEEVEELKSLIRVLPIWSTGVLMSLHTNQSSFGLLQAKTMDRHLGSKFEVPAASFATFMIIVIVLWIPIYDRVLIPLASKIRGKPAHLGVKLRMGIGLFCSFMSMFVAGLVENIRRNRAISLGYANNPDGVLQMSAFWLVTQHIFSGLAEVFNGIGQTEFFYSEMPKSMSSIATCLFGVGMAVASLIASVILNLVDDITKKGGKDSWVSSNINKGHIDYYYWVLATVSFLNIVYYIFCSWAYGPIDERKHKVVDEEELAMLRNTSVHEKGNLKENFGLPKSNELVA; from the exons ATGGAGTCTTCAagtgatgaagaaagaaaaatgaatggTCATCATCAAcaggatgaagatgaagatgaaactAATCAAATTCCTTCTAAGAGAAAAAAGGGTGGATTTATCACCATGCCATTCATTATAg CAAATGAATCATTTGAGAAAGTAGCAAGTTATGGGTTGACTCCAAATATGATTCTATATTTAATGAAGGATTACAAGATGAGTCTAGCAAACGGGCAGAATTTGCTGTTTTTATGGTCTGCTGCAACGAATTTCTTCCCCATTTTTGGTGCTTTCTTGGCTGATTCTTATCTGGGTCGTTTCCTCACCATTGGTTTTGCTTCCATCATTAGTTTTCTG GGGATATTTCTGGTCTGGCTGACAACAATAATCCCACATATCAAACCACCACCATGCAATCCAATGGCCAACAATTGCAAATCCCCTACGTCTGGCCAATACACCTTCCTAGTCCTCGGCTACCTTCTCATGGCGATTGGCGCTGGTGGTGTTCGACCATGTTCTCAGGCATTCGGGGCAGATCAAGTTGATCAACGAGAGAATCCCAAAAACCGGAGGACTCTCGAAATCTTCTTTAGTTGGTACTATGCTTGTGGTTGTCTTTCTGTTATAATTTCACTTACAGTGATTGTGTACATTCAAGATCACTTAGGCTGGAGGATCGGTTTTGGAATCCCCGTCATCCTTATGTTCTTATCTGCTGTTTTCTTCTTCGCCGCCTCGCCTTTCTATGTCAAGAATAAGGTGAAGAAGAGTCTTTTTACTAGTCTCACTCAAGCCGCTGTTGCTGCTATAAGAAACCGAAAAATGAGTATGCCACCCCAAGGTTCTAGTGTGCAGTATTATTATAAGAAGGATTCTACCATCACTGCTCCTAGTGATAGATTAAG GTGTTTAAACAAAGCTTGTATAATTCAGAATCCCAATCAAGACATTGGTACAGATGGATTGGCCAAAAATCCATGGAAACTATGCACAGTGGAGGAAGTGGAAGAGCTAAAGTCTCTGATTAGAGTGCTTCCGATTTGGTCAACCGGGGTTTTGATGTCCTTGCACACAAACCAGAGTTCATTCGGTCTGCTCCAAGCGAAGACCATGGACCGACATTTAGGATCAAAGTTCGAAGTCCCAGCTGCTTCATTCGCGACTTTCATGATCATTGTCATAGTACTTTGGATTCCTATCTATGATCGAGTACTAATTCCCTTGGCATCAAAAATTCGTGGCAAGCCTGCTCATCTCGGTGTGAAATTAAGGATGGGAATTGGGCTATTTTGCTCGTTTATGTCTATGTTTGTTGCCGGACTAGTGGAAAACATACGAAGAAACCGTGCCATTAGTCTAGGTTACGCTAACAATCCTGATGGTGTGCTCCAAATGTCCGCCTTTTGGCTTGTAACCCAACATATATTTAGCGGTTTAGCTGAGGTTTTCAATGGTATCGGACAAACAGAGTTCTTTTACTCGGAAATGCCTAAGAGCATGTCGAGTATAGCAACATGTTTGTTCGGAGTAGGGATGGCAGTTGCGAGTTTGATCGCGAGTGTGATATTGAATTTAGTCGACGATATAACAAAGAAAGGAGGAAAAGATAGTTGGGTTTCAAGCAACATAAACAAAGGTCATATTGACTATTATTATTGGGTTTTGGCTACAGTAAGCTTCTTGAATATAGTGTATTATATTTTCTGTAGTTGGGCTTATGGGCCTATTGATGAAAGAAAACATAAGGTTGTTGATGAAGAAGAGTTGGCTATGCTAAGGAATACTAGTGTGCATGAGAAGGGTAATCTAAAAGAGAACTTTGGCTTACCAAAATCAAATGAATTGGTAGCTTGA
- the LOC130816117 gene encoding uncharacterized protein LOC130816117, with protein sequence MVALSKQMAKVSMVSSSSGSSVNNVSMCDTCGVPGHCSSTCPHIYEEANSLYNRPVNNPFSNTHNAGTKNHPFLLYKSTNVLNLPPYQQPHNAPGFNQRPKQPKHPTPLHHHHPPFNVESQISELRSIVQAHIQFSSAHMKMLETQVTQLSQHMRAPNQFPSQPEHKDKGPSQINVVIEVEGNILADTPLQKVFSVKPVVDTNSDVVIFESIELRHDHENGKKSRITDIKIDYIPFPQMLAQAKLERKYEKFFKLLKDNSLESSFLDILAKAPTVFKMFEDSLSDKHGGTVIVPKLGDPGNFSILVTIGGVLINKALCDLGAGVSLMPYSLYKKLGIVGKLAPYETKLQLADRCLIYPKGILIDVSVGIGRSVVPCDFLIVDIPEGPKTPIILGRPCLETCETVVDVATDTPPKSSYELYVDTLEVFLEGIGGSEEVMSWEDGLPVSGESRVLLGVS encoded by the exons ATGGTCGCTCTATCTAAACAGATGGCTAAGGTAAGTATGGTAAGTAGTTCTTCTGGATCTTCAGTTAATAATGTTTCTATGTGCGATACCTGCGGTGTTCCTGGTCATTGTTCAAGCACATGCCCCCACATTTATGAGGAGGCAAATTCTTTGTACAATAGGCCAGTGAACAATCCTTTCTCTAACACTCACAATGCAGGCACTAAGAATCATCCGTTCTTGTTATACAAGAGCACCAATGTGTTGAACCTGCCACCATATCAACAACCGCACAATGCACCAGGGTTCAACCAAAGACCCAAACAGCCAAAACACCCAACTCCACTGCACCACCACCATCCACCCTTCAATGTAGAGTCACAAATTTCAGAGCTTAGAAGTATAGTGCAGGCACATATACAATTTAGCAGTGCGCACATGAAGATGCTAGAGACTCAAGTCACACAGTTGTCTCAACATATGCGTGCTCCTAATCAATTTCCTAGCCAGCCTGAACATAAGGACAAGGGGCCCAGTCAAATAAATGTTGTGATCGAGGTGGAAGGTAACATATTGGCTGACACTCCTCTTCAGAAAGTGTTTTCTGTGAAGCCAGTTGTTGATACTAATTCTGATGTTGTTATCTTTGAGTCTATTGAATTGAGACATGACCATGAAAATGGGAAGAAGTCTAGAATAACTGACATTAAAATTGACTATATCCCTTTTCCTCAGATGTTGGCCCAAGCCAAACTTGAGAGGAAGTATGAGAAGTTTTTTAAGTTACTCAAAGACAACTCTTTAGAGTCGTCTTTTCTAGACATTCTAGCCAAGGCACCCACAGTTTTCAAAATGTTTGAGGACTCATTATCTGATAAGCATGGGGGGACTGTCATAGTTCCTAAGTTAGGAGACCCCGGTAATTTCAGTATTCTTGTTACTATTGGAGGTGTTTTAATAAACAAAGCTTTATGTGACTTGGGTGCAGGTGTGAGCTTGATGCCATATTCATTATATAAGAAACTAGGAATTGTTGGTAAACTGGCCCCCTATGAGACTAAACTGCAACTGGCCGACCGTTGTCTCATCTACCCTAAGGGAATTTTGATAGATGTGTCGGTGGGTATTGGACGGTCTGTGGTcccttgtgatttcttaattGTAGATATACCCGAGGGCCCTAAGACCCCAATCATTCTAGGGAGACCATGTTTGGAAACTTGTGAGACCGTGGTAGATGTTGCTACAG ACACTCCCCCTAAATCTAGCTATGAGTTATATGTTGATACTTTAGAGGTCTTTCTTGAAGGCATCGGGGGGAGTGAAGAAGTAATGAGTTGGGAAG ACGGCTTGCCTGTGTCTGGTGAAAGCCGAGTTCTCCTAGGAGTTTCTTAA